Proteins from one Coffea arabica cultivar ET-39 chromosome 8c, Coffea Arabica ET-39 HiFi, whole genome shotgun sequence genomic window:
- the LOC140013894 gene encoding uncharacterized protein — translation MAEVIESEVQATPARRPRPVDDEEDGSIHDINNVAMKIQRAREAYEEYAGNQEKPSRGEVFGWYFYGLCSYFIHTVLVPILFPLIIGQTVSNPPEPQQGWLRSYKGIECTERKMQLYERLIHPSIEVNNVQLSPLEWTSVAWFLGLFLAAPVLSMFSIHLDHGQNQQLIAGAATAVGALFCLPVGFFKTRWIFPPYVAVIVVASTIGTTFHARHLGLMVRGFVGSTIRKSQFPNRKAVAGLLSVYSTASGCLGAAVISAFIYYMLRKSDILTTLWVVSIFSGIIWFSGTAQIFITTRTNSTTNSSTSSIPKTHVVSIFKYPHAAGSIVGVFLSSFTTMCIFTGALLYSIGDLCLEGKNILFLWMIYFVFPLLSLPLSHQLQQLIRADAVKMQLLGLLLSTATSGFGFYFRHEIWKTPHLLLFSAVHGTSTGLLYAFGRVLLLDCSPAGKEGAFSAWFSWVRALGIWAGFALASAIPGNVQRSFGISFCTAIVATVVLIFGNIDNFRGAKAAGHIIDQHSQQVSPVHGLDSGGVEEKNSVIEEASHEEKLEV, via the exons ATGGCTGAAGTAATTGAAAGTGAGGTTCAAGCAACCCCGGCAAGAAGGCCAAGGCCAGTGGATGATGAGGAGGATGGGAGCATACATGATATCAACAATGTAGCCATGAAAATTCAAAGAGCTAGGGAGGCTTACGAAGAATATGCAGGAAATCAAGAAAAGCCTTCGAGGGGTGAAGTTTTTGGCTGGTATTTTTATGGACTATGCTCCTACTTCATTCATACTGTTCTTGTTCCTATTCTTTTTCCTCTTATAATTGGCCAGACCGTGTCAAACCCACCAGAACCTCAGCAAGGTTGGCTTAGAAGCTACAAGGGAATCGAATGCACTGAGAGGAAAATGCAATT gtatgaaagattaattcATCCCTCGATTGAAGTCAACAACGTCCAATTATCTCCACTAGAGTGGACTTCAGTTGCTTGGTTTCTAGGACTATTTCTTGCAGCACCAGTCCTCAGCATGTTCTCCATCCACCTTGATCATGGCCAAAACCAGCAATTGATAGCCGGGGCAGCCACAGCAGTTGGAGCTCTCTTCTGCCTTCCTGTTGGATTTTTCAAAACAAGATGGATCTTTCCACCATACGTAGCTGTCATAGTTGTTGCTAGCACCATTGGCACCACCTTCCACGCTCGCCACCTTGGGCTAATGGTACGTGGATTCGTTGGTTCCACCATAAGAaaaagccaatttcctaacagaAAAGCTGTTGCTGGATTGCTTTCAGTTTATTCCACTGCTTCTGGCTGCCTAGGTGCTGCTGTTATCTCTGCCTTCATATATTACATGCTCCGAAAATCGGACATTCTCACTACTTTGTGGGTTGTTTCCATCTTCAGTGGCATAATCTGGTTTTCTGGCACAGCCCAGATCTTTATTACCACTAGAACAAATTCGACAACAAATTCATCAACAAGTTCCATCCCAAAAACCCATGTCGTATCGATTTTCAAGTACCCTCATGCAGCAGGAAGTATAGTTGGGGTTTTCCTTTCATCATTCACAACAATGTGCATTTTCACAGGAGCTTTGCTTTATTCCATAGGCGATCTTTGCCTCGAAGGAAAAAACATACTCTTTCTTTGGATGATATATTTTGTGTTCCCCTTGCTTTCTCTTCCGTTATCGCATCAATTGCAGCAATTGATAAGGGCTGATGCAGTGAAAATGCAGCTTCTGGGGCTTCTTCTATCAACAGCAACTTCAGGATTCGGATTTTATTTTCGCCACGAAATTTGGAAGACCCCCCATTTGCTACTATTTTCTGCTGTCCACGGCACTTCCACAGGCTTGCTATATGCTTTTGGAAGGGTACTTCTGTTGGATTGTTCTCCAGCAGGGAAAGAAGGGGCATTTTCTGCATGGTTTTCATGGGTGAGAGCTTTAGGGATTTGGGCTGGTTTTGCGCTTGCATCAGCAATCCCTGGAAATGTGCAAAGATCTTTTGGGATATCATTTTGCACTGCAATTGTTGCAACTGTTGTGTTGATCTTTGGAAACATTGATAATTTTAGAGGAGCAAAAGCTGCTGGACATATTATTGATCAACATAGCCAGCAGGTTTCACCAGTGCATGGCTTGGACTCTGGTGGTGTTGAAGAGAAGAATTCTGTGATTGAAGAGGCATCCCATGAAGAAAAGCTAGaagtttga